Proteins from one Geomonas agri genomic window:
- a CDS encoding TolC family protein has translation MIVKTLKVLTVSLLVALAARQASAQDSPPLALSLSLDQAITRGLETNLNAVLARTRIDEAEGTRERRLAGYLPHLRIETPFAWQTRNLRAQGISLPNSPAVVGPFTSYDFRIFGEQSILDLQSYHAIKAAEQEKKARLADYTDARGEVIRLVTVRYLDAAYAEARVTTAQSRVQTSEVLEKLARDQRAAGVADGLDVLRAQVQLANDRQNLLVTRNNAELTLLALARSVGVDLGTPITLTDKLSFKPLEPPRIEQGVQAALESRPDYRSLFAQRTSLEEQVKASRSRYLPKIVVSGNYGTSGQEMNHLDPTGMLQVNMVLNLFDYDRKGERLELESRLERNARQLADLKLGVEQDIRAALLNLTSATDQVATAREGAQLAEKELQYAGDRFKNGIANNIEVVTAQDALARARDNELNALAQHAEAKIALARALGDTEKVYRLFLGIE, from the coding sequence ATGATCGTAAAGACCTTGAAAGTGTTGACGGTATCCCTCCTGGTGGCTCTGGCGGCGAGGCAGGCTTCCGCCCAGGACTCCCCTCCCCTGGCGCTGTCGCTGTCGCTGGACCAGGCCATAACCCGCGGGCTGGAGACGAACCTCAACGCGGTACTGGCGAGGACCAGGATCGACGAGGCGGAAGGGACACGGGAGCGCAGGCTGGCCGGCTACCTGCCGCACCTGCGCATCGAGACCCCCTTCGCATGGCAGACCCGCAACCTGCGCGCCCAGGGGATCAGCCTCCCCAACTCCCCTGCCGTGGTCGGCCCCTTCACCAGCTACGACTTCCGCATCTTCGGCGAACAGAGCATCCTCGACCTGCAGAGCTACCACGCCATCAAGGCAGCCGAGCAGGAGAAAAAGGCGCGGCTTGCCGACTACACGGACGCACGGGGCGAGGTGATCCGGCTGGTTACGGTGCGCTACCTGGACGCCGCCTACGCCGAGGCCCGGGTGACGACGGCGCAAAGCCGGGTGCAGACCTCCGAGGTGCTGGAAAAGCTGGCCCGCGACCAGCGCGCAGCCGGGGTGGCGGACGGCCTGGACGTGCTGCGCGCCCAGGTGCAGCTTGCCAACGACCGCCAGAACCTCCTGGTGACCAGGAACAATGCCGAACTCACCCTGCTTGCCCTCGCGCGCAGCGTCGGCGTCGATCTTGGCACCCCCATCACCCTCACCGACAAGCTCTCCTTCAAGCCCCTGGAGCCGCCGCGGATCGAGCAGGGGGTCCAGGCCGCGCTGGAGAGCCGCCCCGACTACCGCTCGCTCTTTGCCCAGCGCACGTCCCTGGAGGAGCAGGTCAAGGCGTCGCGCTCGCGCTACCTGCCCAAGATCGTAGTGAGCGGCAACTACGGCACCAGCGGCCAGGAGATGAACCACCTCGACCCGACCGGGATGCTCCAGGTGAACATGGTGCTGAACCTGTTCGACTACGACCGGAAAGGGGAGCGCCTGGAGCTGGAAAGCCGGCTGGAGCGCAACGCTCGACAGCTCGCCGACCTGAAGCTTGGGGTGGAGCAAGATATTCGCGCCGCGCTGTTGAACCTTACTTCTGCGACCGACCAGGTGGCCACCGCGCGCGAGGGGGCACAGCTGGCCGAAAAGGAACTACAGTACGCGGGCGATCGCTTCAAAAACGGGATCGCCAACAACATCGAGGTGGTCACCGCCCAGGACGCGCTGGCGCGGGCCCGCGACAACGAACTGAACGCGCTGGCGCAGCACGCCGAGGCGAAGATAGCGCTCGCCCGCGCCTTGGGCGATACCGAGAAGGTGTACCGGCTGTTCCTGGGCATCGAATAA
- a CDS encoding lipoprotein — protein sequence MKKIRMSVGLLLLATVLSGCCPCWWHDHDDGGYYRQDRHYDDRGGYGERRY from the coding sequence ATGAAAAAGATCAGGATGTCCGTCGGGCTGCTGCTCCTTGCCACGGTGCTGTCAGGGTGTTGTCCGTGCTGGTGGCACGATCATGATGATGGCGGTTACTATCGTCAGGACCGGCATTATGACGACCGCGGCGGGTACGGCGAGCGCAGGTACTAA
- a CDS encoding amino acid kinase family protein translates to MNSRHEIESHLKGETLVRKGLKRGAGAATLRLVPELNVVKIGGHGIIDYGREVVLPLLDEIGELSRENQVMVVTGGGVRVRHILDIGIDLGMPTGVLAELAGKISEQNAEIVTLLLSKWGGSRVKTGDLLDLPTMLHLKLLPVIHGTPPYGLYEHPPETGLIPPHRTDTGALLMAEVLGAKSCILVKNVDGLFTEDPRINPNAELIEEITVDELIKLDMEDMVLERKMLYLLRDMANVKEIRIVNGHKRGTVGMAIRKEKVGTLIRV, encoded by the coding sequence ATGAATTCACGGCACGAAATCGAATCTCACCTCAAGGGGGAGACTCTGGTTCGCAAAGGACTCAAACGCGGCGCCGGTGCAGCCACACTGCGCCTGGTCCCGGAGCTGAACGTGGTGAAGATCGGCGGGCATGGCATCATCGACTACGGACGCGAGGTGGTGCTGCCGCTTCTGGATGAGATCGGCGAGCTGTCCCGGGAAAACCAGGTCATGGTGGTCACCGGCGGCGGCGTGCGGGTGCGTCACATCCTCGACATCGGCATCGACCTCGGCATGCCGACCGGCGTCCTCGCCGAGCTGGCTGGAAAGATCAGCGAACAAAACGCCGAGATCGTGACCCTGCTCTTATCCAAATGGGGAGGCAGCCGGGTGAAGACCGGCGACCTTCTCGACCTCCCCACCATGCTGCACCTGAAGCTGCTGCCGGTGATCCACGGCACCCCGCCTTACGGCCTCTACGAGCACCCGCCCGAGACCGGGCTGATCCCTCCGCACCGCACCGATACCGGCGCCCTGCTCATGGCCGAGGTGCTGGGAGCGAAGAGCTGCATCCTGGTCAAAAACGTCGACGGCCTCTTCACCGAGGACCCCCGCATCAACCCCAATGCGGAGCTCATCGAGGAGATCACGGTAGACGAGTTGATCAAGCTGGACATGGAGGACATGGTACTGGAGCGCAAGATGCTCTATCTGTTGCGCGACATGGCCAACGTGAAGGAGATTCGCATCGTCAACGGCCACAAGCGCGGCACCGTGGGGATGGCGATCCGCAAGGAGAAGGTGGGGACGTTGATCCGCGTTTAA
- a CDS encoding cytochrome C: MKIGKKDWIFIGIIAAVFIAFYVISGEEKTKRVPLDDTHKPSYELFKKTGSKMEADKGCPVCHNTAPGGVPFPAKHPVKPKDGPMRCLFCHKLKLAGV; encoded by the coding sequence ATGAAAATCGGCAAGAAAGACTGGATCTTCATCGGCATCATCGCTGCCGTTTTTATCGCCTTCTACGTCATTTCCGGCGAGGAAAAGACCAAGCGCGTCCCACTGGACGACACCCACAAGCCTTCCTACGAGCTGTTCAAGAAGACCGGCAGCAAGATGGAGGCGGACAAAGGATGCCCCGTCTGCCACAACACCGCACCCGGCGGCGTCCCCTTCCCCGCAAAACACCCTGTGAAACCCAAGGACGGGCCGATGCGCTGCCTGTTCTGCCACAAACTGAAACTCGCCGGAGTGTAA
- a CDS encoding TetR/AcrR family transcriptional regulator, with translation MSNVTEQSPSAGTRPSGRRAKRSEETRERIFRAALNLFAEKGFNATTIEAITAAADVGKGTFFNYFDNKESVLLEYRELQMARVAEFVGVNRESERPLVPLFLHLALTLTMEQEKSPGLIQSLMTAVFANETVQKRMAEAMEGNIRQLATLMARRQQSGEIRCDLDSFTIAQSFQRIIFGTMITWSLNPVDSLEENLKKSIQVFVDGARSK, from the coding sequence ATGAGCAATGTCACCGAGCAGAGTCCCTCCGCTGGCACCCGCCCCTCCGGGCGCAGGGCGAAAAGGAGCGAGGAAACCAGGGAGCGGATCTTCCGCGCCGCCCTCAACCTCTTCGCGGAAAAGGGCTTCAACGCCACCACAATAGAAGCGATCACCGCGGCGGCGGACGTGGGCAAGGGCACCTTCTTCAACTACTTCGACAACAAGGAAAGCGTCCTGCTGGAATACCGGGAACTGCAGATGGCGCGGGTCGCTGAGTTCGTCGGGGTCAACCGGGAATCGGAGCGTCCCCTGGTGCCCCTCTTCCTGCACCTGGCGCTGACGCTGACCATGGAGCAGGAAAAGAGTCCGGGCCTGATCCAGAGCCTGATGACCGCCGTGTTTGCCAACGAGACGGTCCAGAAACGGATGGCGGAGGCGATGGAGGGAAACATCCGGCAGCTTGCCACCCTCATGGCGCGGCGCCAGCAATCGGGGGAGATTCGCTGCGACCTCGACTCCTTCACCATCGCCCAATCCTTTCAGAGGATCATCTTCGGCACCATGATCACCTGGTCGCTCAACCCGGTCGATTCCCTGGAGGAGAACCTGAAGAAGAGCATCCAGGTGTTCGTAGACGGGGCCCGCTCCAAATAG
- a CDS encoding putative metallopeptidase yields the protein MTTLNLTGELERLIYDITLRSPELHHIIPEKLLVCVSTGRASRGGSLAKIHPLRFAGGERSVKARRGRRSVLCTMPSITHRGEEMLYVIYFLVPRFLELSFREKLITIFHELYHISPACDGDIRRFPGRNYAHGSSTKAYNLLMGQMVDRYLEAIPDRSTLDFLEGNLAALRSRHSAIVARRLQAPRISITPA from the coding sequence ATGACCACGCTGAACCTGACCGGGGAGCTGGAGCGGCTGATCTACGACATCACCCTCCGCTCCCCGGAACTGCACCACATCATCCCTGAAAAGCTGCTGGTCTGCGTCTCCACCGGCAGGGCCAGCCGCGGCGGCAGCCTCGCCAAGATCCACCCGCTGCGCTTCGCCGGCGGCGAGCGGTCGGTCAAGGCCCGGCGCGGCCGGCGTAGTGTCCTGTGCACCATGCCCAGCATCACCCACCGCGGAGAGGAGATGCTCTACGTCATCTATTTCCTGGTCCCCCGCTTCCTGGAACTCTCCTTTCGCGAGAAGCTGATCACCATCTTCCACGAGCTGTACCACATCTCTCCTGCCTGCGACGGCGACATCCGCCGCTTCCCCGGCCGTAACTACGCCCACGGCTCATCCACCAAGGCCTACAACCTGTTGATGGGACAAATGGTGGACCGCTATCTGGAGGCCATCCCGGACCGGTCGACACTGGACTTTCTGGAGGGGAACCTAGCAGCGCTGCGCTCCCGGCACAGCGCCATCGTGGCCCGACGCCTCCAGGCCCCCCGTATCAGCATCACGCCGGCTTAA
- a CDS encoding acyl-CoA dehydratase activase produces the protein MSDTLKIGIDLGSRKAKFALMRGDEIVRLADLDTIAFYKKYGSIVNDELSLDLLGSGIFSADELAQAQITVTGYGRNSINLHGARVISEIKAHVAGARTQTGLANFTLLDMGGQDTKVAQVVASRLTDFVMNDKCAASSGRYLENMAAVLEVSLDELSSHSEEPVALDATCGIFGESELIGQILRGYPVSRLCAGVNLTLVKRVMPMLKRFPSDTLVITGGVALNGAMVDLLRAQCGMEIVIPKHPQHNGAIGCASNP, from the coding sequence GTGTCAGACACGTTGAAAATAGGAATCGACCTGGGGAGCAGGAAAGCCAAGTTCGCACTGATGCGCGGCGACGAGATCGTCAGACTGGCGGACCTGGATACCATAGCCTTCTACAAGAAGTACGGCAGCATCGTGAACGACGAGCTCTCGCTCGACCTCTTGGGAAGCGGCATCTTCAGCGCCGATGAGCTGGCGCAGGCGCAGATAACGGTGACCGGCTACGGCCGCAACAGCATCAACCTGCACGGCGCACGCGTGATTTCCGAGATCAAGGCGCACGTCGCCGGCGCGCGCACCCAGACCGGGCTCGCCAACTTCACCCTCCTGGACATGGGGGGGCAGGACACCAAGGTGGCCCAGGTAGTGGCGAGCCGACTCACCGACTTCGTCATGAACGACAAGTGCGCCGCCTCCAGCGGGCGCTACCTGGAAAACATGGCCGCCGTCCTCGAGGTCAGCCTGGACGAACTCTCCTCGCACTCGGAGGAGCCGGTGGCGCTGGACGCGACCTGCGGCATCTTCGGCGAGAGCGAGCTGATCGGCCAGATCCTGCGCGGCTACCCGGTCTCCAGGCTCTGCGCCGGCGTGAACCTCACCCTGGTGAAGCGGGTGATGCCGATGCTGAAGCGGTTTCCCTCCGACACACTGGTGATCACGGGCGGGGTCGCGCTGAACGGTGCCATGGTTGACCTGTTACGGGCGCAGTGCGGCATGGAGATCGTGATCCCCAAGCATCCGCAGCACAACGGCGCCATCGGCTGCGCCTCGAACCCTTAA
- a CDS encoding 2-hydroxyacyl-CoA dehydratase family protein produces the protein MRRVGFTTTIPLEVLVAAGVVPIDLNNVFITHPEKASLIEDAELTGFPRNVCAWIKGIYGAVVASGVQEMIAVTEGDCSYTKALMEVLSLNGVRVYPFAYPAGREAAPLKAEIEKLMSVFGVDWPQVDEAKRRLDRIRTKVHEIDRLTWQENRVTGEENHYFQVCTSDMNGDLDAFESEVDAFLAQAAQRPERKERIRLAYLGVPPIVSGLYDFVEEVGARVVFNETQRQFSMPYGIQDLVEQYRAYSYPYDIFHRLGDIGRELEKRKVDGVIHYVQSFCFRQIEDMVLRKSIKLPILTLEGDKPGDLDARTKIRLEGFLELLEERN, from the coding sequence TTGCGTAGAGTAGGCTTTACCACCACCATCCCGCTGGAAGTGCTGGTCGCGGCGGGCGTGGTTCCAATCGATCTCAACAACGTCTTCATCACCCATCCCGAAAAGGCCTCACTGATAGAAGATGCCGAACTCACCGGCTTCCCCCGCAACGTCTGCGCCTGGATCAAGGGGATCTACGGCGCCGTCGTCGCCAGCGGCGTGCAGGAGATGATCGCCGTCACCGAAGGGGACTGCAGCTACACCAAGGCCCTGATGGAGGTCCTGTCGCTGAACGGGGTGCGGGTCTATCCGTTCGCGTACCCGGCGGGCCGTGAAGCCGCTCCGCTCAAGGCCGAGATCGAGAAACTCATGTCGGTGTTCGGCGTCGACTGGCCCCAGGTGGATGAGGCGAAAAGACGCCTGGACCGGATCAGGACCAAGGTGCACGAGATCGACCGCCTCACCTGGCAGGAGAACCGGGTCACCGGTGAGGAGAACCACTACTTCCAGGTCTGCACCTCCGACATGAACGGCGACCTCGATGCCTTCGAGTCCGAGGTGGACGCTTTCCTGGCGCAGGCAGCGCAAAGGCCTGAGCGCAAGGAGCGCATCAGGCTGGCCTACCTGGGCGTCCCCCCTATCGTCTCCGGGCTGTACGATTTCGTGGAGGAGGTGGGCGCCCGCGTCGTCTTCAACGAAACCCAGCGACAGTTCTCCATGCCGTACGGCATCCAGGACCTGGTGGAGCAGTACCGCGCTTACAGCTACCCCTACGACATCTTCCACCGACTCGGCGATATCGGCCGCGAACTGGAAAAACGCAAGGTGGACGGGGTGATCCACTATGTACAATCCTTCTGCTTCAGGCAGATCGAGGATATGGTACTCAGAAAGAGCATCAAGCTCCCGATTCTCACACTCGAAGGTGACAAGCCGGGTGACCTCGATGCCAGAACGAAGATCAGGTTGGAAGGGTTTCTGGAATTGCTCGAAGAGCGTAACTGA
- a CDS encoding OmpA family protein, producing the protein MNKKVLFLLAPALLLGVHTAAHAEVKAETFSLSPYIGGYTFFGKDRLETMPVYGLRAGYNFTKQLGVEAVFDYVNTEGRENSGIGHGVDVYNYHLDALYHFMPESRLVPYLAAGFGGQSRKYPGGDGVDHSTFNYGLGAKYFLQDALALRADVRHLMPVSDNERLHNLEYTVGMDFIFGGVKEAPVAAAAPAPAPVVVPPPPALPTDQLTVAPASVTKGDMVTLTWTSSNATSCAIEPGIGTVPTSGSMTVTPTQSADYTLVCVGAGGTAKSLAKVAVVAPPPPAPAPAPVVAPVPPPPVVAPVAEPAKLCKPAVINIKFDTNKSDIKPQYHDELKAVGAFLKEFPQAKGTIEGHTDNVGNKAANMKLSQRRAESVRNYLIKNFDIAPDRIKAVGYGPTKPVASNKTAVGKQQNRRIESNFSCE; encoded by the coding sequence ATGAACAAAAAAGTGCTGTTTCTTCTCGCTCCGGCCTTGCTGCTGGGCGTCCACACCGCGGCCCACGCCGAGGTAAAGGCGGAGACCTTCTCGCTGTCCCCCTACATCGGGGGGTACACCTTCTTCGGTAAGGACCGTCTGGAGACCATGCCGGTCTATGGTCTGCGCGCCGGCTACAACTTCACCAAGCAGTTAGGGGTGGAGGCTGTCTTCGACTACGTCAACACGGAAGGGAGGGAGAACAGCGGCATCGGGCATGGCGTGGATGTCTATAACTACCATCTGGACGCCCTTTATCACTTCATGCCGGAATCCCGGCTGGTGCCTTACCTCGCGGCCGGCTTTGGTGGGCAATCGAGGAAGTATCCGGGAGGTGACGGCGTCGATCACTCGACCTTCAACTACGGCCTCGGCGCCAAATATTTCCTCCAAGATGCTCTCGCCTTGAGGGCAGATGTGCGGCACCTTATGCCGGTGTCTGACAACGAGAGGCTCCACAACCTCGAATACACCGTCGGCATGGACTTCATCTTCGGCGGCGTGAAGGAAGCGCCTGTCGCAGCCGCCGCCCCGGCTCCCGCACCCGTAGTGGTGCCGCCGCCTCCCGCACTTCCGACCGACCAGCTGACGGTCGCACCTGCCTCGGTCACCAAGGGTGACATGGTGACCTTGACCTGGACTTCCAGCAACGCGACCTCGTGCGCGATCGAGCCGGGCATAGGGACGGTGCCGACTTCCGGTTCCATGACGGTCACTCCCACTCAAAGCGCCGACTACACGCTCGTCTGCGTCGGTGCCGGCGGGACGGCAAAGAGCCTGGCCAAGGTCGCCGTAGTTGCCCCGCCCCCGCCTGCTCCCGCCCCGGCTCCTGTCGTGGCCCCGGTTCCGCCTCCGCCTGTCGTGGCCCCGGTCGCCGAGCCGGCCAAGCTGTGCAAGCCTGCGGTAATCAACATCAAGTTCGACACCAACAAGTCTGACATCAAGCCGCAGTACCACGATGAACTCAAGGCCGTGGGCGCATTCCTCAAGGAGTTCCCCCAGGCCAAAGGGACCATCGAAGGACACACCGACAACGTCGGCAACAAGGCGGCCAACATGAAGCTGTCCCAGCGTCGCGCCGAGAGCGTGCGCAACTACCTGATCAAGAATTTCGACATTGCGCCTGACCGTATCAAGGCAGTCGGTTATGGTCCCACCAAGCCCGTGGCCAGCAACAAGACCGCTGTCGGCAAACAGCAAAACCGCCGTATCGAGTCCAACTTCAGCTGCGAGTAA
- a CDS encoding OmpA family protein has translation MKKYLLLLVLVPALLFTLLPQAHAEIKAESFSLSPFIGGYTFIGKEHLETAPDFGLRAGYNFTRHFGVEAVFDYVPTEGKKNSNIGHVNAYNYHLDMLYHFMPEGQLVPYLAAGYGGQSREAAAPYETSRPAFNYGGGIKYFITDTVALRGDLRHLILREDGESFHNLEYSVGVDFVFGGVKEAPAAVAQPVPPVAQPAPAEEPPLEQVPAAEPVPGHYKYCVTLHGEFDIDKAAIRQEDKEQIGPVCDFMKQYPTTTAVIEGHTDSVGPPEYNLELSKRRAQAVVDYMVANCGIDRSRLEARGFGLTRPIASNATDEGRQANRRIEAIIDCAFDVKEVKPPERLCMALVVEFDTGKFDIKPQYKDEMAKVADYMKKYPTTTAIIEGHTDNVGGYDYNMKLSRERAESAVRYLVDNFGIEKSRLTAKGYGYTRRVAYNSTAEGRAKNRRINAIIDCVVTK, from the coding sequence ATGAAAAAGTACCTGCTGTTGCTTGTTCTGGTTCCCGCATTGTTGTTCACGCTGCTCCCGCAGGCCCACGCCGAGATCAAGGCAGAAAGCTTCTCCCTATCGCCATTCATAGGCGGCTACACCTTCATCGGCAAGGAGCACCTGGAAACCGCTCCTGACTTTGGCTTGCGCGCCGGCTACAACTTCACCCGGCACTTCGGCGTCGAGGCGGTATTCGACTACGTTCCCACCGAAGGCAAGAAGAACAGTAACATAGGTCACGTCAACGCGTACAACTACCATCTGGACATGCTCTACCACTTCATGCCGGAGGGCCAGTTGGTCCCTTATCTCGCCGCCGGCTACGGCGGGCAGTCGCGTGAAGCCGCCGCGCCGTACGAGACCAGCCGTCCCGCCTTCAATTACGGGGGGGGCATCAAGTACTTCATCACTGACACTGTGGCGCTCAGGGGCGACCTGCGGCACCTTATCCTGCGGGAAGACGGCGAGTCCTTCCACAACCTCGAGTACAGCGTCGGCGTCGATTTCGTCTTTGGCGGCGTCAAGGAAGCCCCCGCGGCCGTGGCCCAACCGGTGCCCCCGGTGGCGCAGCCGGCTCCCGCCGAGGAACCTCCCCTGGAGCAGGTTCCCGCTGCTGAGCCGGTGCCGGGTCACTACAAGTACTGCGTCACCCTGCACGGCGAGTTCGACATCGACAAGGCAGCCATCCGCCAGGAGGACAAGGAGCAGATCGGCCCGGTGTGCGACTTTATGAAGCAATATCCCACCACCACCGCCGTCATCGAAGGGCACACCGACAGCGTCGGCCCCCCCGAGTACAACCTCGAACTCTCCAAGCGCCGCGCGCAGGCAGTTGTTGACTACATGGTCGCCAACTGCGGCATCGACCGTTCCCGTCTCGAGGCCCGCGGCTTCGGGCTAACCCGCCCGATAGCGTCTAACGCCACAGATGAGGGACGCCAGGCCAACCGCCGCATCGAGGCGATCATCGACTGTGCCTTCGACGTCAAGGAAGTGAAGCCCCCCGAGCGCCTGTGCATGGCTCTGGTGGTGGAATTCGACACCGGCAAGTTCGACATCAAGCCGCAGTACAAGGATGAAATGGCGAAGGTCGCCGACTACATGAAGAAGTACCCGACCACCACCGCGATCATCGAAGGTCATACCGACAACGTCGGTGGCTACGACTACAACATGAAGCTCTCGCGTGAACGCGCCGAAAGCGCGGTGCGCTACCTCGTAGACAACTTCGGCATCGAGAAGAGCCGTCTGACCGCCAAGGGATACGGTTACACCAGGCGCGTCGCGTACAACAGCACCGCCGAGGGGCGGGCCAAGAACCGCAGGATCAATGCCATCATCGACTGCGTGGTTACAAAGTAG
- a CDS encoding cation transporter: MNRQLDKFYRTAALLALITILYNILEGVVSAWFGFEDESLALFGFGLDSFVEVISGAGIWHMVRRQRENPEQAPDQFERGALRITGGGFYLLAAGLLLTAGYDAFHRHAPTTTFWGIVVSLVSILSMWLLIQQKVKVGTALNSQAILADAACTRVCLYLSVILLVSSAGYYLTGIGWLDSAGALGIGWFSFKEGREAFDKARGIPCSCS; this comes from the coding sequence ATGAACAGGCAACTCGACAAGTTCTACCGCACAGCGGCGCTCCTGGCGCTGATTACCATCCTGTACAACATCCTCGAAGGCGTGGTCTCCGCCTGGTTCGGCTTCGAGGACGAATCCCTGGCCCTGTTCGGTTTCGGTCTGGACTCCTTCGTCGAGGTCATCTCGGGGGCCGGCATCTGGCACATGGTGCGGCGCCAGCGGGAGAATCCGGAGCAGGCCCCGGACCAGTTCGAGCGCGGGGCGCTCAGGATAACTGGCGGCGGCTTTTACCTGCTCGCGGCCGGCCTCCTGCTCACCGCAGGCTACGACGCCTTTCACCGCCATGCTCCCACTACCACCTTCTGGGGCATCGTGGTTTCCCTGGTCTCCATACTGTCGATGTGGTTGTTGATCCAGCAAAAGGTCAAGGTGGGAACGGCGCTTAACTCGCAAGCCATCCTCGCCGATGCCGCCTGCACCCGCGTCTGCCTCTACCTTTCCGTCATTTTGCTTGTTTCCAGTGCCGGCTATTATCTCACCGGCATCGGGTGGCTCGACTCGGCCGGAGCCCTCGGCATCGGCTGGTTCAGCTTCAAGGAGGGGAGGGAGGCCTTCGACAAGGCGAGAGGCATCCCCTGTTCCTGCAGTTGA
- a CDS encoding HlyD family secretion protein → MKRKLIPIVLLVAATAGAVYFLGFRNREQAEATSITLSGNIEAHESVVGFKVPGRLAELPVEEGQLVKAGDVLARLDQADYRQQVQIDEAAVGARQAELGLATAGSRPQEKNAAHQSVLDAQADYELKKHDLQRYQTLYEKDEVSAQVRDTAAAALKRSQAVLERARQNYDQVLEGVRKEQVDINRATVRSARQALELSKIKLSYTTLPSPITGVVLVRQAELGEVLTAGTPVATIADLDHLWMRGYLSETDLGRVKLGQVATVKTDTYPGKSYRGRVSFISSEAEFTPKSVETHKERVTLVYRIKIELENPGHELKPGMPADATLAVAPAK, encoded by the coding sequence ATGAAAAGAAAACTGATCCCGATCGTACTGCTGGTCGCCGCGACCGCCGGCGCCGTATATTTCCTGGGCTTCCGCAACAGGGAGCAGGCCGAAGCCACCTCTATCACCCTCTCGGGCAACATCGAGGCACACGAAAGCGTGGTCGGCTTCAAGGTGCCGGGGAGACTGGCGGAACTCCCCGTCGAGGAAGGGCAGCTGGTCAAGGCGGGAGACGTCCTGGCCAGGCTGGACCAGGCCGACTACCGGCAGCAGGTGCAGATCGACGAGGCTGCCGTCGGCGCACGCCAGGCGGAGTTGGGCCTCGCCACCGCTGGCAGCCGGCCGCAGGAGAAGAATGCTGCGCACCAGTCAGTGCTCGACGCCCAGGCGGATTACGAGCTGAAAAAGCACGACCTGCAGCGCTACCAGACACTCTACGAGAAGGACGAGGTCTCGGCACAGGTGCGTGACACCGCCGCGGCCGCCCTGAAGCGGAGCCAGGCCGTGCTGGAGCGGGCCAGGCAGAACTACGACCAGGTGCTGGAGGGGGTGCGCAAGGAGCAGGTAGATATCAACCGTGCCACGGTCCGCTCGGCGCGCCAGGCGCTGGAACTCTCCAAGATCAAGCTCTCTTACACCACGCTCCCATCCCCCATCACCGGCGTGGTGCTGGTGCGCCAGGCCGAGCTGGGCGAGGTGCTGACTGCCGGGACCCCGGTGGCGACCATCGCCGATCTGGACCATCTCTGGATGCGCGGCTACCTGAGCGAGACCGACCTGGGCCGGGTCAAGCTGGGTCAGGTCGCCACGGTGAAGACCGACACCTACCCGGGCAAGAGCTACCGGGGGCGGGTCTCCTTCATCTCCTCCGAGGCCGAGTTCACCCCGAAGTCGGTGGAGACCCACAAGGAGCGGGTCACCCTGGTGTACCGCATCAAGATCGAGCTGGAGAACCCCGGTCACGAGTTGAAGCCGGGGATGCCGGCGGACGCGACCCTCGCCGTGGCGCCGGCCAAGTGA
- the mscL gene encoding large conductance mechanosensitive channel protein MscL, producing MLEEFKKFAVKGNVLDLAVAVVLGAAFGKIVTSFVADIITPPIGKLLGNIDFASLFINLSATPVRSVAEAKAAGVPVIAYGLFLNAVFDFLIVAFALFLVVRQINRLMPAPPPPVTTKECPRCCTMIPIKATRCPNCTSEQG from the coding sequence ATGCTTGAGGAATTCAAGAAGTTCGCCGTCAAGGGGAATGTGCTCGATCTCGCCGTCGCCGTCGTGCTCGGGGCCGCCTTCGGCAAGATAGTCACTTCTTTCGTCGCCGACATCATTACCCCGCCCATCGGGAAACTGCTTGGCAACATCGATTTCGCCTCCCTGTTCATCAACCTCTCCGCCACACCGGTCCGCTCCGTAGCCGAGGCCAAGGCGGCCGGCGTGCCGGTTATCGCTTACGGTCTCTTCCTGAACGCAGTCTTCGATTTTCTTATCGTAGCCTTCGCCCTGTTCCTCGTGGTGCGCCAGATCAACAGGCTGATGCCGGCGCCTCCTCCCCCGGTCACCACCAAGGAATGCCCGCGCTGCTGCACGATGATCCCCATCAAGGCGACACGCTGCCCCAATTGCACATCCGAGCAGGGATAA